In Salvia miltiorrhiza cultivar Shanhuang (shh) chromosome 4, IMPLAD_Smil_shh, whole genome shotgun sequence, the DNA window CTCAAGTGGCTTCGtcgtttaaaataaaaatggttTCCAAcgtagaaaataaaaaaagtcgtacaaatgaaaaatagaaagcTGCATCATCAAGGGTGTTGAAAGGTTTGGAAAAATATGCAGAAAATAATACGCTAAACACAGTCCAAAAACCAAAAGCCATGGGTAACACATTACTAAACGAAGAAACATCAATTTTTTCAGACAGATCAAAATGCAGGGATTTCACATAAcattaataaattcaaatagACACAAGATAGATTTTATTTGTGTTCAGATGAAACAGATGCAAAGAACCAGACGATGTTAAACTCGGTCacaaacaaataattataaaaaatacaacTCAAATTCACTCCAAAATACTTGAAACTAAGAAACTTAAAAATAGAGCGAATAAAATTTTAGATGTTAACTACCAAATATCTTCAATTATCAATAATGCAGAAATGGAAAATCACTACCACTACCCTCTCTACACAATAAACAACGCTGCTACTACTCCAGTTGAAACTAATCGCATAAAAAAAAGATTATAAGCAATACGAATTAGATATAAATGCAATCCCATTGTCAAATCAAGCCAATCAAGAAACCAAATTTAATAACGCCACTCGAACACCACATAGATCCATggccaaaaacattaattatcaATATAGCTAATATTGTCGAGTCTGAAACGAAACAAAATCCATCAAAAGCAATATAACATAATCCGGTTCCTCTCATTGACATAGATCCAAAATTAACAACCGTTAAAAAAGATCACAATCTAAAAATCGACCAACCTTCTAATCAATAGTCTGCATAATATCCTCGGAGGTGAACTTGGTGCCCTTCTCCttgtcggcggcggcgcggccCTTGGCCTTGCGGTCGAGCAGCGACTTACGGTCTTTGTCGAGGCGGAGCTTGGTGATGACGACCTTGGAGGGGTGGATGCCGACGTTGACGGTGGAGCCGTTAACCTTCTCGCGGGTGATGCGCTCGATGTGGATTACCCATTTCTTGCGGTAGACCTGGACAACCTTGCCCTCGCGCCCCTTGTAGGTCCCGCGCACCACCTGCACCTCGTCGTCCTTGCGCACCGGCATCGACCGCACGTTGTACTTGGACCGGAGGTCGCCGGAGAGCGGCGCGCTCATGATGACGCGGCGGACGCTCGACGGCGCCGTGAAGTGAGCCTTGCGGCTCTTGCGCCGGGAGGACGAGACGCGCGGATTGTACTTCATCTTCTCTTTCTGTCTCCGCCGCTGTGATCGGTGATTTGGGGTGGTGGGGAGAGTGGAGGCTCAGAAGCTTAGGGTTTGGGACTATATATATCTAGGATTTCCTGACGGCGTCGTTTCGAGGAATCAGGGTTTGGTTTGGGCTTTGGAGTTTGATTTAGGGCTTTATATTTTGTGATTGTGGACTACGCCTCTTTTGAGTAATTGTTTTCATAGTCCCAATATTATTTAGGATTATTCTATGGGTAATTTTATTCATAGCCCCTATTTTATTCATTGTAGCTGCttgttaataaaataatagGACTATTTTCTGCCTACATGCTACGGCCCCCAAATTAAACGATTTTATACATATTTCCCCAAATTTCGAaataaactctctctctctgtttgaTGATATCTTTTCATCATTCCATAGTGTTGTGTTCATGTtggatttttaattattctttttcttcaaCTATGTAATTACTCATCTTTTCTAGTGAATACAACTTCAAGAATTATGAGGCATACTTTTTCTATCTGAAATCTTGAGAGTATAGTACTAGTATTATATTTAGCAGACATCAAATGCCGGTGAACTCTCATATTTTTgtgcacaaaaaaaaaagtattgttCTTGGTTCTCACCTATTTTAATGATTTGAAAAGTTGTTCTCTATGTTGTCCTGTGGATATGAGTGGATGTTTGATACGGCAAAAAATTCTCATCAGTTCTCTATTTTGTTTACATTTTTTGGGCTCTGCTGATTGTCGAAATACTGTGCTCTGTTGTGGAGGAAGAAACCAAAACATGAAGCGGATAATAGAAGACGTGAATTTTAGAGGCTATAATAATAAGTTTTatgttaaaaatttaatttaggagctataaggataaaatagtacaatcataattatttttataattttttaaaataagaggctatagtgaaaaaattggtggTTGTATTTAAAATTACCCTTATTCTACTCGTACCCCCATTTTTATTCTTCATATCCTCttaattagaaaataataaaaaaatatttataaatgtatTATTATACTCTATAACCCCAAATCAAAATGATTGATATGCGTAGATTCAAAAATCACAAATAAACACGCATAACTCCATTAATTTCAAAATGacatactatattttttctcaAATAAAATCACATTCTAGAGAACTGCATAAGCGAAATGAAGTTTACAATCACCAAATATTGAACTTTAACGGTCGAAATATTGAGCCCAGGGGGTGATGCCCTTTGTCTTCACCAATGTTCACCCTAATAAACTCAGCACTagtgtgacgcccggggacgaagtgcggagtgatcgccggtgcaaaaagaggcacggacaaggagcggctccggttaagacttccaagcggaggggcgcagggatgaaccgaaacacacccgaacgagagggattccaagaatatgcaggtatgggactgcatattcgaggagagcttaagtgatttgataggtgctactcatatcaataagatgcatcttcttttctggtgcccagacggaagaaactccaaggttaagcgagcttggcttggagcaattccgggatgggtgactccctgggaagtttctcagggagcgtgcgagtgaggacaaaacacgctagaaaagactcgtattggtctgtggggacagccgtcaagtctggagccgggctgttacaacTAGTATGATATTTGGATGTTAATATCTATTTTATTCATTCTTCTCTTGTTTACTGATTTTTGTTGGCATTGTGAAGTTAATCACAAAAAGCCAAAAACTTGCAAACGATTAATGCATTTTGCTGTAAAAAAAATTGGGCTTCTACCCGAAGAGTGAAATTAGAAGAATCATTGCAACAATATTCCAGTAAACAAGCATTGCAAATGTCAAGAATTTCCTCAAAAGAAAACGAGTAGGTACGAAGGAATTCACTTTTTTTACTTCTTGAAATTTATATGAACAAGCGTGTGTGTTTTATTACTCCAAATTTTGGGGCTATGAAGAAAAGGCTATTATTCTAATTTAGGGCTATTATTAATGCTTTTACTACTTATTAAATAATTGattataaagaataaaaaaggGGATATAAATATAATCACCCTTTTACTTATTATAGCCttttatctaaaataataaatatatatttattatttcataCTATTATTCATAATCGcggattaaatatttaataaataaatcattttaaaCATAGCCTATGTTTATGTTATTTTACAGAAATTACAttttaacaaaatttaaaaagaaaaaagaaataaaaactaaCCCTAGATGATGATATTCTTACTTTTATCTGTCTTCGTCTTTTTATCTACATACACAGAATGAAATTATTAAATACTCAACTGTATTAGCATATCATCATTATATAATACGATTTGAGATTCTTTGTTTCTCCTTAATCTATGATTCTACCTGaaggaatttttattttattttttatataattctagagcatttatataatatgattTGGGATTCTTTGTCTCCTTAATCTATGATCCTACGTGGCTTCATgaggaatttttattttatttttttataattctagagcataattattttatttttctgtaaTTCTAAAGCATATAGCTTTAATCATATAGATCTACGTGGCTTtatcattctttattttatttttaccccaaaaaatagaaaatcccTAAGACACATCAGAAACAACAACCCACGGTCCCCACCCATTTCTCTATTCGCCTCCAATAGCTGCTACAGTCGCCGCCAATGGCTATGGACGATGCGGCACTTTTGCGGAGAAGGCGAACGATTTCAGCTGTGGACTGTACAATCAGATAGAGACGGTGAAGGCGGAGGCCGGCGCCGCCTCCATAACTCTCGAGCAGACGTGCGCTCTCAACGAACAAAAATACGTTTCCCTTTCCGCAGAGTACTCTTCTCTGCAGCTACAGAAATTACAGAGCTGAAAGTCGAGAGCTTCTCCATTTCAGGGCACAGTCGTCGCAAAATCCACCCCTCACCTCTGTCTGCTTCTCTCGCCGGCCGCCACTCAGCCGTCAGGCCAGAAATCGCCATCATCGTCGCTGTCGGGCTCGTCTGCCATGGTAAGTATTCTATTAGCAAAGATTATGTTTGTAAATTTAGAATAATTAGAGCTCAACTTTAGAAAGAACagattttgaaaattataaaaatttatacaatcaTTTAGGTAAatgtttaacaatggaaacttTTTAACCTATATTTTTAGTTATGAACTCGTTAGTTCACCTTAAACTAAATTCTGCCGCGTCCACTCTAATGCCATCTCTTTGTCTCTTTCTGTGCCCAGAAAAAAAGATTTCAaggtatatttttttgaatttgacaTTCGCTCATTTTTGTGTTAATTGCTAGGTGGATACATTCGTAGACCATTGGCTTGCAATCCTATAATTCCATAATACATGTAAGTTGTAAcatgtacaattttttttttttttttgagttgaaCATGTACAATTCTAGCAAGCAGAAGTTTGGTATAaactttatattaaaaatatttaaaaaattcttattAAGAAGGCAACTTTCCTTGATCTTGATGTGTTGGTGCTATTGTTTCGTATATAATTGCAGTCACTGATGGTCTAGGTATCTTATTCTTGCATTATTTAGAGGATCAATAACTTCTCAAGTGTTGCTTTCGTTGCTCTGCTACATTTTGGGTGTAGTTTTTCTAgcttttttatattaaaagctgcaatttttcttcatgttattAATCATCgagtttttttcttcttataatTGCTTACTTCATTTgaacttttttcttttcagGCTGAAAGGCTTTTTGGGTACTTACCGATACAGGAAGCTTCTTCTTCAAGTCCATAAAAGGGGAGAGAGAGGTATTATATACTCCATGATTTTGATTGAGCCGATTCGCCCAAACAAAACTTTGATTGAACCGAAAACACTATAAGCATTGTAAGCACTAAATATTCCGAAGAAGTTGTGATGTGATTCTTTGTTCAAAGCTTTATGCATATTCTTCACTTTGTCTCTCCAGAATTTCTTCTCCACTTTCAGTTTGTTTCAGTCGACGACAAAGGAGAGAGGAGGAGGATTTTATATAACAAGTCAAATTGTTTCGGTTTAGGTAAGGAGAGGAGAAAATCAGGTTGTGATTTACTGAAATGCAGAAAAAATTTCCCGTATAACTCTGCATGCCAAAATTTCATGATATAATTCTTcgcatcattttaatccattatGGAACAAACATTCTgacaataaaaaaagaaaaaagtctgcaactttaaaaaaaatctccaacTTGCAAGAACTAGATCTGGCCGAGAACCACCTCTGTGAGGGGCTTTGCCTCCTATTATCGGCGACCTATGCTCTGGTTCAGATCAATCTCAATACAAATTTCTTCTAGGGTGAAATCTCATTGCAAATTTCCAACCTCGTCAATCTCACATTTCTCAAGCTCTCTACTCTGGTGCAGATTAGAGGGCTACAATAAGTATTCAATTTGGGGGCTATAATTGGATAAAATAGTAAACTTAtaagtatttattattatttttttagacggggttatacaaaataaaatgagggctatgaatagaattacctcTGCTCTTATCCCAATATTTCAAGTACCCCAATTTTCACAATCCTATATCTATAATTTGTGGACAATTATCCCAAAAAAGattgtcataataaatattttgggATAACAATAATAGTAGATGCCCTAATTCTACACCATCTTTTTCAGTGATGAAAGGATCTCAGATTCTGAGTTGAGATTGTTGTAGGGGTAATTCTATTCACAGCCTCCATTTTACTCCATATACCCTctcatattaaataataataaaaaataattacaaaatttactattttacccaaTAAATCATAATctctaaattaaatataattattgttttagCTAAATTAATCAAATTCGTGTGTATTGTATAGCCCCAATCTAAGAGGAAACCCCCTTCATCTTCTTAATCATATTCCTGGGTGTATAGCCCCCAATCTAACCcccttcatcttcttcaatcTACTGTAATTGTCTCATATTCCGACGAAGATCGTCGCTGCTTCGACCACCACCATCGGCCCTCTTCTTTTCTTCCTCTAACCATCTCTTTTTTGCGACCCAGTTGACGCACGCACACAAAGAGACACTGCCCCACCCCTCTTCCTAAATCCACTGTGACCCACCGCCCCCTTTAGATTTCCGATGAACAGCAGCGGCAGGACCGTCGTCAACGCCCAGAGCCCTTCGCCTCTCGTTCTCTGATTCACGTTAGGGTCGCCTCACGTTACCCAGAGCCTCTTGGCCTCTCGTTCTCTTCCATCGTGCCTCCTTCCTCGATTTCGCGACCGCCTCCGCCTTCACCCCCTCATGGTCCAAATAGCAACAACGGTGAGCAAAGCCGCCACCGATGCTGTCGGCCAACAACAACGGCCAAAACCAAGGACCAACTTTTGCAAGATATAAAGATTTTGTCTATATAGTTATAGTTCATACACCAAATGAAAAATACAAGTGTCTATATTAATAAGGTATGTGAAGATTGCTATGGTTCACCGTGGCTTTCAAGATGTGAAAAGCGGCATCGTTGAGAAGTAAGCGAAGGACTGTTCCCGTAAGGTTTTGTTTGTGGTGCGAAGGAGTGTCGCCGACTACCACTTCGCTTTGTGAGGATGTCGACCTTGGCGTTAGATGTGCTCCTGTTAAAGCATTGCTTTTCCTGATGTTCATAAACTGGAGTAGTTTTCAACAATGCTCGATTGAAAGTCCTTGCCAGAAACTCTCATTCTCTTTTTGTTGCAGAGCATAGCAGAATTCGTGACTTGCTTGAATTAGATGTAGTTTGGGGCTATACATAATttggattttaatttgattataattataatgaattatataaataatttaaggCTATATAAATTATaggataaaattgtaaatttataattattttttattattatttaatatgagAGGCTATAGGGAGTAAAATGGGGGTTATGTATAGAATCACCCTTGTTGTAGGTAAGCTATCTAGACCCATTATTTAAGGTCGACCCAACATGAAAAATTAGGCCTTCAGCCAGAAAACAACACTTTAAAAGCCCAAATTGAGGCTGCATGAGGCCCAACTTTTTGCAGCCCAACCGCTCTTTCTTCTGTTGAGCTCGGCCCCAAACTTTGACGTAATCATTTTGACATTTTTGTACTGCAGTCTGCAGATTGTACCATGATGGTGACATGAGGGCCAGGATTCTTGGTGCCCAATTTCTTCAGGCATTCAACTATAAAAATACCAAAGCATACCAACTAAGAACGAAGCCGCTATATCCAACTACTCAAATTTTCGAATTCAATGTTTTGAGCACTAACTGACTTAACTAGATATCTAAATCAAAATAAGAGTTATGTGCGTGTGTTAAATAATACTCAAttcgttccacgaatcttgacacgtttggttttggcgcgggaattaaggaattgtagattaatgCTTTAAGTATAAGtatgtacttcctccgtccactaattcaaggccttctttcctttttgggacgtccactaactcaaggcctatccatttttagtaagtttttatttatatttaattggtgggtcccaaaacaatacactttttctccactcaactaataaacaatacattaattgtgggtctctttctccactcaactaataaaaatacattttttcttaaaacccgtgttttgctccttaggtcatgaattagtggacggagggagtagttaataaagtataatagtgataaagtaggagtaatataagtgataaagtaggagagaggagataataattattaccttattttgaaatgtgtcaagattcgtgagacgacccaaaaaggaaaacgtgttaagattcgtgggacggagagagtactatattattatatatattatgattatgattgtTCTTATCTAATGAAAATTTGATTCAATAATACATCACTAGGATTGTTCTTATCTAATAAATCGTGCAGACAAGGAATTTTTGTGGAAATCTGGCGTAGAATGATTGTTGAAGTTTGACTTGGGTATAAAACTACAAACTTCACAAATTTCAAACCATCAACTACGGTCGAGCTGATAAATATATTTTGGCCTTTTCCCAAGCATTGCTGTTTTAACCTTCTGACTTCTGAGATTGGAGATTTTGTTATTGCAAACCGACACACGGTAAATCGTTCATCaatcaaatcaaacaaaataaaagttttatatttttgaaacgaGCGTTTTTGCTCCCGCCACTTTGAGGGTTCGACCCTACCCCGtaggaaattaaattaaattttcagAGTAACAGGAGAAATGAATGATTTCAATCAAGAGTGGGGAGGCTAGCATTTATGATTCGCCACATGCTCACAATTAATGCACCAACACCCAAACATTTCGTACATGGAAACAAGATCAATACCTTTTTAATCCACACATTAACAAGAAAtaggtaaaaagaaaaaaaaaaaacccacaatacttctcaagagtttacacaaaacaaaacaaaacccttttgctttagagagagagagagagaaggggctGGAAATGGATTTGGGAATGAAGGGGTGGAATGAATTGGGGGTTGTTGGCACAATctatgaagaagaagatgaaaattctgcattatcatcatcattctcCACTATTCCTTCCCTTGAATCTTCCCCTTCAAACACACCACAGCTCTCCAGGCAA includes these proteins:
- the LOC131021552 gene encoding 60S ribosomal protein L26-1: MKYNPRVSSSRRKSRKAHFTAPSSVRRVIMSAPLSGDLRSKYNVRSMPVRKDDEVQVVRGTYKGREGKVVQVYRKKWVIHIERITREKVNGSTVNVGIHPSKVVITKLRLDKDRKSLLDRKAKGRAAADKEKGTKFTSEDIMQTID